One genomic region from Maridesulfovibrio frigidus DSM 17176 encodes:
- a CDS encoding PxxKW family cysteine-rich protein, with product MAKKNAKIHALDGAEMTAEGLSFKGTIMEPVIDKCEGCERAIEVESKTYCPSYAQPAVKWAKGVCNFATHARAGVDKEGKVKVNPLKASKRAARGR from the coding sequence ATGGCTAAAAAGAATGCAAAAATACACGCACTTGACGGTGCTGAAATGACTGCTGAAGGATTGTCTTTCAAGGGAACTATCATGGAACCTGTCATTGACAAATGTGAAGGTTGTGAACGTGCAATCGAAGTTGAAAGCAAAACTTACTGTCCTAGCTACGCACAGCCAGCAGTAAAATGGGCTAAAGGCGTATGTAACTTCGCTACTCACGCTCGCGCTGGAGTAGATAAAGAAGGTAAAGTCAAGGTTAACCCGCTGAAAGCTTCCAAGCGTGCAGCACGCGGCCGTTAA
- a CDS encoding M20 family metallo-hydrolase: MPGQILSKIDELKDAALELHTKLVAIPAIGPTNNGTGEKDKADFLTAYLKEHGFGEVKSYNAPDDRVECGYRPNLVTVLPGQDTAQTLWIISHMDVVPVGDLTLWSNDPFTLVQDGDAIYGRGVEDNHQGLVSSVIATRALKETGVTPGCNIGLIFVSDEETGSEYGLEYMLKEHEDLFKKKDLFLVPDFGEADSSMVEIAEKSTIWLKVTVEGKQCHASTPDEGVNSLVAASAMIVEISELQFHFDEEDELFSPPYSTFVPTKKEANVENINTLPGKDVFYIDCRVLPNYDLKDVVDQVKGMALYVAEEYGVEIKVEVDTKNQAAPATPVKSEIVEKTLFAIKEIYGIDATPGGIGGGTVAAHLRERGYKAVVWATLLGQAHQTNEKGSIANTLGDAKVMALLPF, encoded by the coding sequence ATGCCAGGTCAGATTCTATCTAAAATCGATGAATTGAAAGATGCCGCCCTTGAGCTCCACACGAAATTGGTAGCAATCCCAGCGATTGGCCCAACCAATAACGGGACCGGAGAAAAGGATAAAGCGGACTTCCTTACCGCATACCTGAAAGAACACGGTTTCGGGGAAGTTAAGTCTTACAACGCACCGGATGATAGAGTAGAATGTGGCTACAGACCAAATCTTGTTACGGTTCTACCCGGACAAGATACAGCGCAGACTCTCTGGATAATATCCCACATGGATGTAGTTCCAGTTGGTGACCTCACTTTGTGGTCTAATGATCCCTTTACTTTAGTTCAGGACGGCGACGCTATCTACGGACGTGGAGTCGAAGATAACCATCAGGGTCTTGTCAGCTCCGTGATTGCTACGAGAGCGTTAAAAGAAACTGGCGTGACTCCCGGATGTAATATCGGACTGATCTTTGTTTCCGATGAAGAAACAGGTAGCGAATACGGACTGGAATATATGCTGAAAGAGCATGAAGATCTTTTCAAAAAGAAAGACCTTTTCCTTGTTCCTGACTTCGGCGAAGCTGATTCCAGCATGGTCGAAATTGCCGAAAAAAGCACAATCTGGCTTAAAGTAACCGTTGAAGGGAAGCAGTGCCATGCGTCAACTCCTGACGAAGGTGTGAATTCACTGGTTGCCGCTTCAGCCATGATTGTAGAAATTTCAGAACTTCAATTTCATTTTGACGAAGAAGACGAACTGTTCTCTCCACCTTACTCAACTTTTGTTCCTACCAAAAAAGAAGCCAACGTAGAGAATATTAATACTCTGCCGGGCAAAGATGTTTTTTACATCGACTGCCGTGTGCTCCCTAATTACGATTTGAAAGATGTTGTTGATCAGGTCAAAGGAATGGCACTCTATGTAGCCGAAGAGTACGGTGTTGAAATTAAAGTTGAAGTAGACACCAAAAATCAGGCAGCCCCGGCAACTCCTGTTAAATCAGAAATTGTTGAAAAAACTCTTTTCGCCATTAAAGAAATTTACGGCATTGACGCAACCCCCGGCGGTATCGGCGGCGGAACAGTTGCAGCACATTTGCGCGAGCGCGGTTATAAGGCAGTTGTATGGGCAACTCTTCTCGGTCAGGCGCACCAGACTAACGAGAAAGGGTCCATAGCTAACACCCTCGGCGATGCTAAAGTTATGGCACTTCTCCCCTTTTAA
- the mnmG gene encoding tRNA uridine-5-carboxymethylaminomethyl(34) synthesis enzyme MnmG: MIRKQPPPPVYDLIVAGAGHAGCEAAMAAATLGLKTLLLTINVDRIGHLSCNPAIGGLAKGHMVKEIDALGGYMGLWSDKAGIQFRTLNTRKGPAVRASRAQMDRNEYMRAVQKDIFAQENLWVKQDTAESLIVEDGRAAGVKTIIGEEFKSKTVLLTTGTFLQGLIHIGLENFSGGRMGDPASVGMSASLAKIGLTLGRLKTGTTPRLLKDSIDYDQLEAQFGDNPPKPFSFRTDKIMLPQVPCHITYTNDKTHEAIRTGFERSPMFTGVIKGTGARYCPSIEDKVARFPEKGRHQIFLEPEGLESPEVYPSGIPTSLPLDVQKLMINSIIGLEDAQIVRPGYAIEYDFVPPTQLLPTLETKALPGLFLAGQINGTSGYEEAAAQGLWAAINTYCSITGRPPFVLSRDQAYIAVLVDDLVTKGTQEPYRMFTSRAEYRLLLREGNADQRLTAIGRELGLVGDDQWEMYSEKKTGLDSVIKGLNSTRIKPDAATCKIIKEIGGTAPGKSVPLATLLRQPELTINDMKGLWSDIDTFSDEILLEAETQVKYEGYLVRQQELVDKFRKKESVKIPSDVDYAEVSGLTREGVEKLTEVRPLTLGQASRISGITPAAISSIEIHLKKIGAI, encoded by the coding sequence ATGATTAGAAAACAGCCCCCACCACCAGTCTACGACCTCATAGTTGCAGGAGCAGGACACGCAGGATGTGAAGCCGCCATGGCAGCTGCCACCCTCGGCCTGAAAACTCTGCTACTAACTATTAATGTCGATAGAATAGGCCATCTGTCCTGCAACCCAGCCATAGGCGGACTTGCAAAAGGACACATGGTCAAAGAAATTGACGCGCTTGGTGGATATATGGGGCTATGGTCCGATAAGGCCGGAATTCAGTTCCGCACCCTTAACACGCGCAAAGGTCCGGCAGTACGTGCCAGCCGCGCACAGATGGATCGTAATGAATACATGCGCGCGGTTCAGAAAGATATTTTTGCGCAGGAAAATCTTTGGGTAAAGCAGGACACTGCTGAATCTTTAATTGTCGAGGACGGAAGAGCCGCCGGTGTAAAAACTATCATCGGTGAAGAATTTAAATCGAAAACAGTGCTCCTTACCACTGGGACTTTCTTGCAGGGACTTATTCACATCGGGCTGGAAAATTTCAGCGGCGGTAGAATGGGCGATCCGGCATCAGTCGGAATGTCCGCTTCACTTGCAAAAATAGGGCTGACTCTAGGTAGACTAAAAACTGGAACAACCCCGCGCCTGCTAAAAGATTCCATCGATTACGATCAGCTTGAAGCTCAGTTTGGCGATAATCCGCCTAAACCTTTCAGCTTCCGCACTGACAAAATCATGCTACCGCAGGTTCCCTGCCACATTACCTACACCAACGATAAAACTCACGAAGCTATCCGCACTGGATTCGAAAGATCTCCAATGTTCACGGGTGTAATTAAGGGAACAGGCGCACGCTACTGTCCGTCTATTGAAGACAAAGTTGCCAGATTCCCTGAAAAAGGACGGCATCAAATATTTCTAGAACCGGAAGGACTTGAAAGTCCCGAGGTTTACCCTAGCGGAATTCCCACAAGCCTGCCGCTGGATGTTCAGAAGCTTATGATCAATTCGATTATCGGTCTCGAAGATGCCCAGATAGTTAGACCGGGTTACGCTATCGAATATGATTTTGTTCCACCTACGCAGTTACTGCCGACCTTGGAAACAAAAGCGCTGCCCGGACTTTTTCTGGCAGGACAGATCAACGGTACTTCTGGATATGAAGAAGCAGCAGCGCAAGGGCTATGGGCCGCAATCAATACGTACTGCTCGATCACAGGGCGTCCACCATTCGTACTGTCTCGCGACCAAGCCTACATTGCCGTGCTCGTTGATGACCTCGTAACAAAAGGAACCCAAGAGCCTTACCGAATGTTCACTTCCCGCGCGGAATACAGACTTTTACTTAGAGAGGGTAACGCAGACCAACGTCTCACAGCCATAGGGAGAGAACTTGGCCTTGTGGGCGATGATCAGTGGGAAATGTACAGCGAGAAAAAGACCGGCCTAGACTCCGTCATCAAGGGGTTAAATTCAACCCGCATCAAACCTGACGCCGCCACTTGCAAAATAATAAAAGAGATAGGTGGCACCGCACCGGGTAAATCAGTCCCGCTCGCAACACTACTGCGCCAGCCGGAACTGACCATTAACGATATGAAAGGTCTTTGGTCAGACATTGATACATTTTCCGATGAAATTCTTCTTGAAGCGGAAACACAAGTTAAATACGAAGGGTACCTTGTGCGCCAGCAGGAGCTTGTAGATAAATTTCGCAAAAAAGAATCAGTAAAAATTCCAAGCGATGTGGACTATGCCGAAGTTTCAGGCCTCACAAGAGAAGGTGTTGAAAAACTTACAGAAGTGCGCCCATTAACGCTCGGACAGGCAAGCCGAATTTCCGGAATAACCCCCGCAGCGATTTCATCAATTGAAATTCATTTAAAAAAAATTGGCGCAATCTAA
- a CDS encoding PilZ domain-containing protein, which translates to MQAAVDQAYLYKVLRGFGETGLPQQTINMLLVMGFCMAVIAGAVLWYNNQELKKKLNPTPPNWMIGQAKISKVFETALVYRSKVEISFHSKSEKRKTIPCSISDLNKEIILELPSRDGIGKSWIGREIDGYFQVPTKQSGLVIFYHFVGTINDLSSKGSSYTYLHLDFPNYLEQTQKREFLRVSPPSRFYDYANIIPDSTQGMKAALKFISTNGEYSPGFMGGKDSRVTLQDVSGGGVSLEMTHLSSKRAAHLSLAKGQAFILLLSLVDTGNKGIIRYIFTTRIRRFFLDPAQGKAQIGLSFENQFIGFDENSNKPKWVTLKNKGSAEMDDWSYNLHLELYREGSE; encoded by the coding sequence ATGCAAGCCGCAGTAGATCAAGCTTATTTATATAAAGTTCTTAGAGGTTTCGGTGAAACGGGACTCCCTCAGCAAACTATTAATATGCTTTTGGTTATGGGCTTTTGCATGGCGGTTATAGCTGGTGCCGTCCTCTGGTATAATAATCAAGAACTCAAAAAAAAACTTAATCCCACCCCTCCAAACTGGATGATTGGACAGGCCAAAATATCAAAAGTTTTCGAAACAGCCTTAGTTTACCGGTCCAAAGTAGAAATTAGCTTTCATTCAAAATCTGAGAAAAGAAAAACTATACCCTGCTCCATTTCCGACCTTAACAAAGAGATTATTTTAGAATTGCCCTCAAGAGATGGCATAGGAAAATCTTGGATAGGGCGTGAAATTGATGGATATTTCCAAGTCCCCACCAAACAGTCTGGTTTAGTAATTTTTTATCATTTTGTCGGCACCATAAATGACCTTTCATCCAAAGGATCTTCTTACACATACCTCCATCTGGATTTCCCTAATTACCTTGAGCAAACTCAAAAGCGAGAGTTTTTACGTGTTTCTCCTCCATCCAGATTTTATGATTACGCCAACATTATCCCTGATTCAACTCAAGGCATGAAGGCCGCACTAAAATTCATATCTACAAATGGAGAATATTCGCCAGGATTTATGGGTGGAAAAGACTCCAGAGTTACCCTTCAAGATGTCTCGGGAGGTGGAGTTTCCCTCGAAATGACACATCTGAGTTCAAAACGGGCGGCACACTTAAGCCTAGCCAAAGGGCAGGCATTTATTCTGCTGTTAAGTCTTGTAGACACTGGTAATAAAGGAATTATACGTTATATTTTCACAACCCGTATAAGGCGCTTTTTTCTTGATCCAGCGCAAGGAAAAGCGCAAATTGGGCTTTCATTTGAAAACCAATTTATTGGGTTTGACGAAAACTCCAATAAGCCTAAATGGGTTACGTTAAAAAACAAAGGCAGTGCAGAAATGGACGACTGGTCATACAATCTCCATTTAGAGCTTTACCGGGAAGGGTCAGAATAA
- a CDS encoding hemolysin family protein encodes MDDGSEGRLWAKLINIFRKADSPLEEHILEAREDGEIKSEVVSMLLNVLELKDTTASEIMIPRTDIIGAEIDGGLAEIAEQIIEHGHSRIPVYKDSKDNIIGVVHAKDLIAPLLEGNPSGSLESVMREPFVVSENIKIKSLLKEFQSGRIHMAILLDEYGGTSGMITMEDILEEIVGEISDEHDADRPSDFEELENGHFLISSRVPLNEVAEKFDITLDSEHVDSIGGYVSELTGRIPHIGEFISVSGYKFTVHESDAKQITSILVEPPKGR; translated from the coding sequence TTGGACGATGGCTCTGAGGGCCGATTGTGGGCCAAATTAATTAATATCTTTCGAAAAGCAGACTCACCTCTCGAAGAACACATACTTGAAGCTCGCGAAGACGGCGAAATAAAAAGTGAAGTTGTCTCGATGCTGCTAAATGTTCTAGAACTCAAAGATACGACCGCAAGTGAGATAATGATCCCCAGAACCGATATTATCGGAGCAGAAATTGATGGGGGATTAGCAGAAATTGCCGAACAAATAATCGAGCACGGGCATTCGCGTATCCCGGTATATAAAGACTCCAAAGATAATATTATCGGAGTTGTTCACGCTAAAGATCTTATAGCTCCTCTTTTAGAAGGCAATCCTTCCGGATCCCTTGAATCCGTAATGAGAGAACCTTTTGTCGTTTCTGAAAACATTAAAATTAAAAGCCTGCTAAAAGAATTTCAGTCCGGCAGAATTCACATGGCTATTTTACTTGATGAATATGGCGGGACTTCCGGCATGATCACCATGGAAGATATTCTGGAAGAGATTGTCGGTGAAATATCAGATGAACATGATGCAGACCGTCCTTCCGATTTCGAAGAACTTGAGAACGGTCATTTTCTGATTTCGAGCAGAGTTCCTTTAAACGAAGTTGCTGAAAAATTTGACATAACACTCGATTCCGAACATGTGGATTCAATCGGTGGGTATGTATCAGAATTAACAGGAAGAATACCGCACATAGGCGAATTCATCAGTGTTTCAGGATACAAATTCACAGTACATGAAAGTGATGCGAAGCAAATTACATCCATCCTCGTTGAACCTCCAAAAGGCCGCTAA
- the lnt gene encoding apolipoprotein N-acyltransferase: MHLAILIAVATVCAGIGYANPLLHLPLAALGFPLVLGLIAFSAGSPRKAFKRGWIVGTFSSLACLYWLAYPIGVYGGISWILAVPCPVLMALAVGAYYGIYTFILSIAARRLHPFMLCIFSGALWATMELAQGYFFTGFPWMTFSSAFAYWPESIQGAAFLGAYGLSGLLVSITTGVLTWKTSNFSKVWTLSVIVILLCLGALRTEPENFSTLKITGNATIGIVQGNIDQAQKWDSKFQVSTLKKYIKLSKSLPGKADLILWPETAIPFQIQNPSGLRVALFNFCKDSGIPLLTGAPGYVLNPKTRTYSSYNRAILIDPAKTTLEWYDKSHLVPFGEYVPFEEYLPIGKLVQGVGNFIPGTDASPIQSANLAMGILICYEGIFPELAQERVANGANILINISNDAWYGKTSAPYQHLGLVALRAVEQGRYLIRDTNTGISACIDPLGKITDSTELFVDAAILVKPKLLSGKTFFSSNYGFVTYGPLVLTLLFSIWIAISTIVSRGKRNQ, translated from the coding sequence ATGCACTTAGCCATTTTGATTGCAGTTGCGACAGTCTGTGCAGGAATAGGTTATGCTAACCCACTGCTGCACCTCCCCTTAGCTGCGCTTGGATTTCCACTAGTTCTGGGCCTTATAGCTTTTTCCGCAGGATCCCCACGCAAAGCTTTTAAACGAGGCTGGATAGTTGGAACATTTTCCAGCCTTGCATGCTTATACTGGCTTGCATATCCTATCGGAGTATACGGCGGTATTTCGTGGATTTTAGCAGTCCCATGCCCCGTCTTAATGGCGCTGGCAGTGGGAGCTTACTACGGAATATACACATTTATTCTCAGTATTGCCGCCCGCAGACTGCATCCTTTTATGCTCTGCATTTTCAGCGGAGCACTATGGGCAACCATGGAGCTTGCGCAAGGATATTTCTTCACTGGATTCCCGTGGATGACTTTTTCTTCCGCATTTGCATACTGGCCTGAATCAATTCAGGGAGCCGCATTTTTGGGGGCATACGGACTGTCGGGCCTATTGGTTTCAATCACAACAGGCGTGCTCACATGGAAAACTTCCAATTTTTCTAAAGTTTGGACCTTGTCAGTAATAGTTATACTTCTATGCCTCGGCGCTCTAAGAACTGAGCCTGAAAATTTCTCGACACTTAAAATTACAGGGAATGCAACTATTGGGATTGTTCAGGGAAATATTGATCAAGCTCAAAAATGGGATTCTAAATTTCAGGTTTCAACGCTTAAAAAATATATCAAGCTTAGCAAAAGTTTACCAGGCAAGGCCGATTTAATTCTCTGGCCTGAAACAGCTATTCCATTTCAAATTCAAAACCCCAGCGGACTTAGAGTCGCTCTGTTTAACTTTTGCAAAGACTCTGGAATACCTCTTTTGACTGGAGCTCCGGGTTATGTCCTTAATCCCAAGACGAGAACGTACTCATCGTATAATAGAGCCATCCTCATTGATCCCGCGAAAACAACTCTCGAATGGTACGATAAATCGCATCTGGTTCCCTTCGGCGAATACGTTCCATTCGAAGAATACCTTCCAATTGGCAAGCTTGTGCAAGGGGTTGGAAACTTTATTCCCGGCACAGACGCCAGCCCGATTCAGAGCGCAAACCTTGCTATGGGGATACTCATCTGCTATGAAGGAATCTTCCCGGAACTGGCTCAAGAGCGTGTTGCCAATGGTGCAAATATCCTGATTAATATAAGCAATGATGCATGGTACGGAAAGACATCAGCGCCATACCAGCACCTTGGACTGGTAGCCCTCAGGGCAGTGGAACAAGGACGTTACTTGATCAGAGATACTAATACCGGAATTTCCGCCTGTATTGACCCTCTCGGAAAAATAACAGACTCAACAGAGCTATTTGTTGACGCGGCAATTTTGGTAAAGCCGAAACTTCTCTCCGGTAAAACTTTCTTTAGCTCCAACTATGGGTTTGTTACATATGGTCCGCTTGTTTTAACTTTATTGTTCTCCATTTGGATAGCAATCAGCACCATTGTATCCCGCGGTAAAAGAAACCAGTAA
- the prfB gene encoding peptide chain release factor 2 (programmed frameshift) — protein sequence MLQFSDLKSKAVTCSKKYVSLWGRLDHAQSKERLEELEHELSKPGAWDKPDDLTPLLKEKSNLEEKVASYEELSSTKDDVEEWMSLAGEDQDQEVLEALSENLDKLAKLIEQTELATLLSEPEDKSIAILEIHPGAGGTEAQDWAEMLLRMYMRWCEKRNWQTSYLDLQPGDEAGIKSVTIQVKGPYAYGFLKGEAGIHRLIRISPYDTSGRRHTSFASVDVYPEISQDIEIEVRDDEIRLDVFRASGPGGQHVNKTNSAVRITHLPTNIVVQCQNEKSQLKNKETAMKVLKSRLYEKELKKQEESKKADYSTKDSIAWGSQIKTYTLQPYRLVKDHRCGAEDGNVDAVLDGELDELIRNYLLHAHGGENER from the exons ATGCTCCAATTTTCAGATTTAAAATCTAAAGCAGTCACCTGCTCCAAAAAATATGTATCCCTTTGGGGGCGTCTT GACCACGCTCAGAGCAAAGAACGCCTTGAAGAGTTAGAACACGAGCTAAGCAAGCCCGGCGCCTGGGATAAACCAGACGACCTGACTCCCCTCCTTAAAGAAAAAAGTAATCTTGAAGAAAAAGTCGCGTCCTACGAAGAGCTTTCTTCCACTAAAGACGATGTTGAAGAATGGATGAGCCTTGCAGGCGAAGACCAAGATCAAGAAGTTCTTGAAGCTCTCTCCGAAAATTTAGATAAACTAGCCAAGTTAATAGAACAGACCGAGCTGGCAACCCTTCTTTCAGAACCCGAAGATAAAAGTATTGCCATCCTCGAAATTCACCCCGGAGCTGGCGGCACTGAAGCTCAAGACTGGGCTGAAATGCTACTCAGAATGTACATGCGCTGGTGTGAAAAAAGAAACTGGCAGACTAGCTACCTTGATTTGCAACCCGGTGACGAAGCGGGAATTAAGAGCGTAACTATTCAAGTGAAAGGACCTTATGCTTACGGCTTTTTAAAAGGTGAAGCTGGTATTCACAGGCTTATCCGCATATCTCCATATGATACATCCGGCAGAAGGCACACTTCTTTCGCCTCTGTAGATGTCTATCCTGAAATTTCCCAAGATATCGAAATTGAAGTTCGTGACGATGAAATCCGGCTCGATGTTTTCCGGGCAAGTGGTCCCGGTGGACAGCACGTCAACAAAACAAACTCGGCAGTGCGTATTACGCATTTACCGACCAATATTGTTGTCCAATGCCAGAATGAAAAGTCACAGCTGAAAAATAAAGAAACTGCGATGAAAGTTTTGAAATCGCGGCTATATGAAAAAGAATTGAAGAAACAAGAAGAAAGTAAAAAGGCAGACTACTCCACCAAGGATTCTATTGCATGGGGTAGCCAGATTAAAACATACACTTTACAACCATACAGGCTGGTTAAGGACCATCGCTGCGGGGCTGAAGACGGAAACGTTGACGCAGTTCTCGACGGCGAGCTCGATGAATTGATCAGGAACTACCTGCTTCATGCACACGGCGGAGAAAATGAACGCTGA
- a CDS encoding GGDEF domain-containing protein, giving the protein MNAEYIAENEANLLNELLSVRERFCKENNVCFGKDCLDGLAVLRLCPGMTLEAWEILAETHGLNDWMTIPLEDNVTPHLKHVQSVLQTLSYKTEHDPLTGAANRRAFERTLDQEIERSRRNKTPVSLAILDIDDFKAVNDTYGHLKGDEVLIDLADMISGSSRRYDLVSRIGGEEFAIILSGAGQYKSEQLLERILENTRKLSFATPDKKDKFSITCSVGLATYKGMIDLKMHDFIEKADKALYEAKESGKDKVCTADILDLDSVTRETLVHANEKKFLFTGK; this is encoded by the coding sequence ATGAACGCTGAATACATTGCTGAAAATGAAGCCAATCTTCTGAATGAACTACTTTCAGTAAGGGAACGCTTCTGTAAAGAAAACAATGTTTGCTTTGGCAAAGATTGTCTGGATGGACTTGCAGTACTAAGATTATGTCCAGGAATGACTCTGGAGGCATGGGAAATTCTAGCTGAAACTCACGGTCTTAATGACTGGATGACCATTCCGCTTGAAGATAACGTTACGCCTCATTTGAAGCATGTCCAAAGCGTACTACAAACCTTATCTTATAAAACCGAGCATGATCCTTTAACCGGAGCTGCGAATCGCCGGGCATTTGAAAGAACTTTGGATCAGGAGATCGAAAGATCCAGACGAAATAAAACGCCTGTGAGCCTCGCGATACTCGATATTGATGACTTTAAAGCTGTTAACGACACTTACGGACATCTTAAAGGGGACGAGGTTTTAATCGATCTTGCCGACATGATTTCAGGCAGTTCTAGACGGTATGATCTTGTCTCCAGAATTGGCGGAGAAGAGTTCGCTATCATCCTTTCAGGAGCCGGCCAGTATAAATCAGAACAATTACTAGAAAGGATTCTTGAAAATACAAGAAAACTTTCATTTGCAACTCCCGATAAAAAAGACAAATTTTCCATAACATGCTCAGTTGGATTAGCCACCTACAAAGGAATGATCGACCTGAAAATGCATGATTTTATCGAAAAAGCAGACAAAGCTCTCTATGAAGCCAAAGAGTCCGGTAAAGATAAAGTTTGCACAGCAGATATTTTAGACCTTGATTCAGTGACAAGAGAAACTCTTGTTCACGCCAATGAAAAAAAATTCTTATTCACGGGAAAATAG
- a CDS encoding MinD/ParA family protein, with amino-acid sequence MINSNKTLSLAIMSGKGGVGKTNLALNLSYALNAGGNSLLLMDCDLGLANLDVLLGISPENNMQDILISGAKPSDIVIPIEKGKNFDILPAASGVPELVEMDEDMQEMLFSKVSTIVGRYQYLVMDLGAGINSTVLSFASMTQMRFVVITPEPTSLTDSYALIKVLHTQHSVSDFNVIVNQATNQKEAKETFDRLNMACEKFLNIKLKNIGFVRYDPAVTEAVRRQVPFIKYAPKSDASRDILNIAVKIQKIRMENMGLLGDRPVIKKFPSLNT; translated from the coding sequence ATGATCAACAGCAATAAGACATTAAGCCTTGCAATAATGAGCGGGAAAGGCGGGGTCGGTAAAACGAACCTAGCTCTAAATTTATCATACGCACTTAATGCCGGCGGCAACAGCCTGTTACTTATGGACTGTGACCTCGGCCTTGCAAACCTTGACGTTCTGCTCGGAATTTCCCCGGAAAATAATATGCAGGACATATTAATCAGCGGAGCTAAGCCCTCTGACATCGTAATTCCAATTGAAAAAGGTAAAAATTTCGACATCCTCCCTGCCGCCTCAGGTGTTCCTGAACTAGTCGAGATGGATGAAGATATGCAGGAAATGCTTTTTAGCAAAGTTAGCACTATCGTAGGTCGTTATCAGTATTTGGTAATGGATTTAGGGGCAGGTATTAACAGCACGGTTCTCTCATTTGCGTCCATGACTCAAATGAGATTTGTTGTGATAACTCCTGAGCCGACATCACTAACTGACAGCTATGCACTGATTAAAGTCTTACACACCCAGCATAGTGTCAGTGATTTCAATGTAATAGTGAATCAGGCGACAAATCAAAAAGAAGCCAAAGAGACTTTTGACCGACTAAATATGGCTTGTGAAAAATTTCTGAATATTAAGTTGAAAAACATAGGGTTTGTGCGCTATGATCCTGCCGTAACTGAAGCAGTTAGAAGACAGGTTCCATTTATTAAATACGCTCCAAAATCCGATGCGAGCCGTGATATTTTAAATATTGCTGTTAAAATTCAAAAAATTCGCATGGAAAATATGGGCCTATTAGGTGACAGGCCAGTTATCAAAAAATTTCCGTCATTAAACACCTAA
- a CDS encoding HU family DNA-binding protein, with product MNKSELIKNLAEEKGLHVDESSEIVDAFVDAIKEALVRGDRVEIRGFGSFKMKEYQGYTGRNPKTGSVVSVTPKKLPFFRPGKELKEFLNG from the coding sequence ATGAACAAAAGTGAATTGATCAAAAATCTTGCTGAAGAAAAAGGACTCCATGTAGATGAGTCTTCTGAAATTGTTGATGCGTTTGTCGACGCTATCAAAGAAGCTCTAGTCCGTGGTGACAGAGTTGAAATCAGAGGCTTCGGCAGTTTCAAAATGAAAGAATACCAAGGCTACACCGGCAGAAATCCGAAAACCGGTTCTGTAGTAAGTGTTACCCCTAAAAAATTACCGTTCTTCCGCCCTGGTAAAGAACTTAAAGAGTTTTTAAACGGTTAA